In a single window of the Salmo trutta chromosome 21, fSalTru1.1, whole genome shotgun sequence genome:
- the LOC115156704 gene encoding 60S ribosomal protein L5 isoform X1 codes for MGFVKVVKSKAYFKRYQVKFRRRREGKTDYFARKRLVIQDKNKYNTPKYRMIVRFSNRDICCQIAYAKIEGDQIVSAAYSHELPKYGITVGLTNYAAAYCTGLLLARRLLNKFGLDQVYEGQVEVTGDEFNVESIDGQPGAFTCFLDAGLARTSTGNKVFGALKGAVDGGLSIPHSTKRFPGYDMESKEFNAEMHRKHIMGMNVSDYMSYLMEEDEDAYKKQFSRFIKNGVTPDTVEEMYKKAHAAIRENPVHEKKPKKDIKKKRWNRAKLSLAQRKDRVAQKKASFLRAQEAEAADG; via the exons ATG GGCTTTGTGAAAGTCGTTAAAAGTAAGGCCTACTTCAAGAGATACCAGGTGAAATTCAGGAGAAGGCGAG AGGGGAAGACTGACTACTTTGCCCGTAAGCGCCTGGTCATACAAGACAAGAACAAGTACAACACTCCCAAGTACAGGATGATCGTGAGGTTCTCCAACAGAGATATCTGCTGTCAG ATCGCTTACGCCAAGATTGAGGGTGACCAGATTGTCAGTGCCGCCTACTCCCATGAACTGCCAAAGTACGGCATCACAGTGGGACTGACAAACTACGCTGCAGCCTACTGCACAGGCCTACTGCTGGCTCGCAGG CTGCTGAACAAGTTTGGCCTGGACCAGGTGTACGAGGGCCAGGTGGAGGTGACGGGAGATGAGTTCAACGTGGAGAGTATAGACGGCCAGCCGGGGGCCTTCACGTGTTTTCTAGACGCCGGGCTAGCCAGGACGTCGACGGGCAACAAAGTGTTCGGAGCACTAAAGGGCGCCGTAGACGGTGGCCTCTCAATTCCTCACAG CACGAAACGTTTCCCAGGCTATGACATGGAGAGCAAAGAGTTCAACGCAGAGATGCATCGCAAACACATCATGGGCATGAACGTGTCGGACTACATGAGCTACCTGATGGAGGAGGACGAAGACGCCTACAAGAAACAGTTCTCCCGCTTCATAAAGAACGGAGTCACTCCAGACACA GTAGAGGAGATGTACAAGAAAGCACATGCTGCCATTAGAGAGAACCCAGTCCACGAAAAGAAACCCAAAAAAGACATCAAGAAGAAGAG GTGGAACCGCGCCAAACTCTCGTTGGCACAGAGAAAGGACCGCGTCGCCCAGAAAAAGGCCAGCTTTCTACGAGCACAGGAAGCAGAGGCGGCGGACGGTTAG
- the LOC115156704 gene encoding 60S ribosomal protein L5 isoform X2 — translation MIVRFSNRDICCQIAYAKIEGDQIVSAAYSHELPKYGITVGLTNYAAAYCTGLLLARRLLNKFGLDQVYEGQVEVTGDEFNVESIDGQPGAFTCFLDAGLARTSTGNKVFGALKGAVDGGLSIPHSTKRFPGYDMESKEFNAEMHRKHIMGMNVSDYMSYLMEEDEDAYKKQFSRFIKNGVTPDTVEEMYKKAHAAIRENPVHEKKPKKDIKKKRWNRAKLSLAQRKDRVAQKKASFLRAQEAEAADG, via the exons ATGATCGTGAGGTTCTCCAACAGAGATATCTGCTGTCAG ATCGCTTACGCCAAGATTGAGGGTGACCAGATTGTCAGTGCCGCCTACTCCCATGAACTGCCAAAGTACGGCATCACAGTGGGACTGACAAACTACGCTGCAGCCTACTGCACAGGCCTACTGCTGGCTCGCAGG CTGCTGAACAAGTTTGGCCTGGACCAGGTGTACGAGGGCCAGGTGGAGGTGACGGGAGATGAGTTCAACGTGGAGAGTATAGACGGCCAGCCGGGGGCCTTCACGTGTTTTCTAGACGCCGGGCTAGCCAGGACGTCGACGGGCAACAAAGTGTTCGGAGCACTAAAGGGCGCCGTAGACGGTGGCCTCTCAATTCCTCACAG CACGAAACGTTTCCCAGGCTATGACATGGAGAGCAAAGAGTTCAACGCAGAGATGCATCGCAAACACATCATGGGCATGAACGTGTCGGACTACATGAGCTACCTGATGGAGGAGGACGAAGACGCCTACAAGAAACAGTTCTCCCGCTTCATAAAGAACGGAGTCACTCCAGACACA GTAGAGGAGATGTACAAGAAAGCACATGCTGCCATTAGAGAGAACCCAGTCCACGAAAAGAAACCCAAAAAAGACATCAAGAAGAAGAG GTGGAACCGCGCCAAACTCTCGTTGGCACAGAGAAAGGACCGCGTCGCCCAGAAAAAGGCCAGCTTTCTACGAGCACAGGAAGCAGAGGCGGCGGACGGTTAG